Part of the Ignavibacteriales bacterium genome is shown below.
CGACAATCTTTATCACCGGAAGAGGGTTGGGGGCAAGCGGCGCAATTAAAAGCATCGTCGTCGCGACAGTCGACGCTGTCGCATCGAAACACACTGAAGGATCGCACTTCTATGGTACGTATGTCGGGCCTGGTAAAGACAACCCCATGAAATCATGGCTGGTCTTTGAAGTCTTCGGAGTTCTTATTGGTGGGTTTGTTTCCGGGTTGGCTTCCGACCGGGTGAAGTTTGTAACTGAATCGGGACCGAGAATTCGACCAAAGCTCCGCTGGTTGTTTGCCGCCATTGGTGGAGCACTCTTCGGGATTGGTGCACAATTTGCGCGTGGGTGCACCAGTGGCGCTGCGTTGAGCGGTATGGCAGTGCTCTCGACCGCTGGATTCATTACAATGCTCGCCATTTTTGGTTCGGGGTATGCGGTTGCATATTTTGCCCGAAAGTTGTGGATATAAGAGAAAGCAAGAAGGTGATTTCATGGGACCATTCGTACCTGAACTAATATCAGATCAACTGAATCTGGTCGTTGCGCTTCTGCTGGGGATTGCCTTCGGCGCCGTCCTCGAACAGGCGGGGTTTTCCTCGTCCCGGCGACTCGCCGGCGTTTTTTATGGCTATGACTTCACGGTTCTCCGGGTGTTCTTCACAGCGACGGTGACAGCGATGAGTGGCGTTCTACTGTTGGGTTATTGGGGACTGCTGGACACTGAAGCAATTTTTGTCAACCCGACATGGCTCGTTCCGGCGATCGTTGGCGGAATTGTCATGGGCATAGGCTTCGTTCTTGGCGGCTATTGTCCGGGGACAAGCATCTGTGCCGCTGCCATCGGCAAAATCGATGCGATGTTCTTTGTCGGCGGGGGCCTTGTCGGAGTGTTTGCATTTGGAGAGCTCTTCTCACTGTATGGCAGCTTCTACGACTCGACATCTCTCGGCTCCATCAAGGTGTTCGATTCACTTGGATTATCTCAGGGGTTGTTCGCCTTCCTGCTCATTGCCATCGCTGTAGGAGCGTTTGCAGTAACGACGCTCATCGAAAAACGGGTCAACAGGACTTCTGCGCCTTCCTTCGAATTCAAATCGTGGAAGCATGTCGCCGCAGGATCCGGCATTTTCGCCCTGGGCTTACTCTTTATTGTGCTACCGGATAGAAAGACCCATCTCGTCAAC
Proteins encoded:
- a CDS encoding YeeE/YedE thiosulfate transporter family protein, which codes for MGPFVPELISDQLNLVVALLLGIAFGAVLEQAGFSSSRRLAGVFYGYDFTVLRVFFTATVTAMSGVLLLGYWGLLDTEAIFVNPTWLVPAIVGGIVMGIGFVLGGYCPGTSICAAAIGKIDAMFFVGGGLVGVFAFGELFSLYGSFYDSTSLGSIKVFDSLGLSQGLFAFLLIAIAVGAFAVTTLIEKRVNRTSAPSFEFKSWKHVAAGSGIFALGLLFIVLPDRKTHLVNKVSDPKYAASHPVTVMDVDELAFRIVDREPNIRIIDLRSPGAFASHSLPGADNIALRDLFGKDLIPTLSRRHIKKVLIGDDEGQERTAYLLLRELGYENLAVLQGGFGAFDRTILSPGSFIMTGSRWDGDVKAFREKAREDILKLIAENKKKGAKEPKKAKKAQGGC
- a CDS encoding YeeE/YedE thiosulfate transporter family protein gives rise to the protein MNTKYMNPYLAGFLLGLVLLATIFITGRGLGASGAIKSIVVATVDAVASKHTEGSHFYGTYVGPGKDNPMKSWLVFEVFGVLIGGFVSGLASDRVKFVTESGPRIRPKLRWLFAAIGGALFGIGAQFARGCTSGAALSGMAVLSTAGFITMLAIFGSGYAVAYFARKLWI